Proteins from a single region of Haloarcula laminariae:
- the psmB gene encoding archaeal proteasome endopeptidase complex subunit beta, which produces MTDPNSPLSQSPAADRFQTDPYEPEVGSLPERSGGDTEKVNKTGTTTIGITTSEGVVIATDMRASLGGRFVSNKNVQKVEQIHPTAALTLVGSVGGAQSFIRSLRAEVNLYEARRGEDMSMQALSTLAGNFARGGPFFAINPILGGVDDDGHHVYSIDPAGGVMQDDYTVTGSGLTVAYGTLEDRYEDDMSNEKAKEVAAASIKAAAERDTGSGNGIYLADVTSDGVDINGYDFDELL; this is translated from the coding sequence ATGACCGACCCGAACTCACCGCTCTCCCAGTCACCCGCAGCCGACCGGTTCCAGACGGACCCCTACGAGCCGGAGGTCGGCTCGCTGCCGGAGCGGTCCGGCGGGGACACGGAGAAAGTCAACAAGACCGGGACGACGACTATCGGCATCACCACCAGCGAGGGCGTCGTCATCGCGACCGACATGCGGGCCTCGCTGGGCGGCCGCTTCGTCTCGAACAAGAACGTCCAGAAGGTCGAGCAGATACACCCGACGGCGGCGCTGACGCTGGTCGGCAGCGTCGGCGGCGCCCAGTCCTTCATCCGCTCGCTCCGGGCCGAGGTCAACCTCTACGAGGCCCGCCGCGGCGAGGACATGAGCATGCAGGCCCTCTCGACGCTGGCCGGGAACTTCGCCCGCGGCGGCCCCTTCTTCGCCATCAATCCCATCCTCGGGGGCGTTGACGACGACGGCCACCACGTCTACTCCATCGACCCCGCCGGCGGCGTCATGCAGGACGACTACACCGTCACGGGCTCGGGGCTGACCGTCGCCTACGGGACCCTGGAGGACCGTTACGAGGACGACATGAGCAACGAGAAGGCGAAGGAAGTCGCCGCCGCCTCCATCAAGGCCGCCGCCGAGCGCGACACCGGCTCCGGGAACGGCATCTATCTGGCCGACGTGACGAGCGACGGCGTGGACATCAACGGCTACGACTTCGACGAACTGCTGTAG
- a CDS encoding NAD(P)/FAD-dependent oxidoreductase, whose product MTDKVVVLGAGYAGAGAIKSLEDELNGDADITWISDTDYHLVLHESHRCIRDPSVQDKITIPVHEIKQPTTEFIQDTVTGIDTDDRVVELSDRDGVDYDYLLVGLGSQTAFFGIDGLNEHAHTLKSLDDALGIHDAVQEAAREASQSDPAQVVVGGAGLSGIQACGEIAEFRDDHRAPIDIHLVEGLDEIFPGNDSELQGALRKRLEERDVNIKCGEFIGEVDEETVYIGDEEELDYDVLIWTGGITGRDCVRDVDLEKDERNHRIHSEGNFQTTNERVFAIGDCALIEQPGENPAPPTAEAAWTAAEVAGENIARAVRGQPLKTWTHKDKGTAISIGDKAVAHDVMGVPIDTFGGLPAKLLKKAIAARWINDVTGPGRALKAWPDM is encoded by the coding sequence ATGACCGACAAGGTCGTCGTACTCGGCGCTGGGTATGCCGGTGCAGGCGCCATCAAGAGTCTCGAAGACGAACTGAACGGTGACGCCGACATCACCTGGATCTCCGATACGGACTATCACCTCGTCCTCCACGAGTCCCACCGCTGTATCCGGGACCCGTCCGTCCAGGACAAGATCACGATCCCCGTCCACGAAATCAAACAGCCGACGACGGAGTTCATCCAGGACACCGTCACCGGTATCGACACCGACGACCGCGTCGTCGAACTCTCCGACCGGGACGGCGTCGACTACGATTACCTGCTCGTCGGCCTGGGCTCTCAGACCGCGTTCTTCGGCATCGACGGCCTGAACGAGCACGCCCACACGCTCAAGAGCCTCGACGACGCCTTGGGCATCCACGACGCCGTCCAGGAGGCCGCCCGCGAGGCCTCCCAGAGCGACCCCGCACAGGTCGTCGTCGGCGGCGCCGGCCTCTCCGGTATCCAGGCCTGCGGCGAAATCGCCGAGTTCCGCGACGACCACCGCGCGCCCATCGACATCCATCTCGTCGAGGGGCTCGACGAAATCTTCCCGGGCAACGACTCCGAACTCCAGGGCGCCCTGCGCAAGCGACTGGAGGAGCGGGACGTGAACATCAAGTGCGGCGAGTTCATCGGCGAGGTCGACGAGGAGACCGTCTACATCGGCGACGAGGAGGAACTCGACTACGACGTGCTCATCTGGACCGGCGGCATCACCGGCCGTGACTGCGTGCGCGACGTCGACCTGGAGAAAGACGAGCGCAACCACCGCATCCACTCGGAAGGTAACTTCCAGACCACGAACGAGCGCGTCTTCGCCATCGGCGACTGCGCGCTCATCGAGCAGCCCGGCGAGAACCCGGCGCCGCCGACCGCCGAGGCCGCCTGGACGGCCGCCGAGGTCGCCGGGGAGAACATCGCCCGCGCCGTGCGCGGTCAGCCCCTGAAGACCTGGACGCACAAGGACAAGGGCACAGCCATCTCCATCGGCGATAAGGCCGTCGCCCACGACGTGATGGGCGTCCCCATCGACACGTTCGGCGGGCTCCCGGCGAAGCTACTCAAGAAAGCCATCGCCGCCCGCTGGATAAACGACGTCACCGGCCCCGGTCGCGCCCTGAAGGCGTGGCCGGATATGTAA
- the gyrA gene encoding DNA gyrase subunit A: protein MSSDVPDDAPADRIKHVRIEDEMEQSYIDYAMSVIAGRALPDVRDGLKPVHRRILYAMHEMGVSSNTAHRKSSSIVGETMGDYHPHGDSAIYDTLVRMAQDFSMRYPLVDGQGNFGSMDGDPAAAMRYTEARMAPIAEELLADIEKDTVDFSSNYDDRLQEPDVLPSKVPSLLLNGSSGIAVGMSTNIPPHNLGELVDATTHLIENPDATVEDLMEHVKGPDFPTGGNIVGRDAIYSAYATGRGRLRVRAEYEVDREDGRIVISELPYQENKARVVERIAEDVNEGKIEGISDLRDESDRNGVRVVVELKRGANVDVVENQLLDHHLESTFGVINLALVDGQPRVLSLKETLQHYVDHRREVVRRRSEHDLEEAEDRAHILEGRLKALQNVEDVVELIRNSEDRDAARTGLHEQFDFSEEQAAHIVRMQLGSLTSMEAAEIEAEYEDVQDTIDYLESVLASSAKLDSVIVDELQEMKAEYDDDRRTSIIEDEGQVTHEDLIPEEDCVVVITEDDYIKRMPVANFDPQNRGGKGIIGADPKEGDRVSKVFRANSHDYLLCFTNRGQVYRLKTYEVPEMSRTARGKSAINLLDLDDGEELTAVVSTDEFDDDECITMVTRQGYVKRTCCDQFENILSTGIRAAKLADGDELVDVDVTDGTGDLVIATEQGMTIRFDESEVSQMGRSARGVHGIELQGDDRVAAMVATTDADDRSLLTVTANGYGKRTRLSEYRPQSRYGQGLIDIKTDERNGPVSTAKAVTDDDHLVIMSAQGQIMRIRAGDISEVGRNTKGVTIMELEEGDGVASVTVVPAVVTDE, encoded by the coding sequence ATGAGTTCCGACGTACCTGACGACGCCCCCGCCGACCGAATCAAGCACGTCCGCATCGAGGACGAGATGGAGCAGTCCTACATCGACTACGCGATGTCGGTCATCGCGGGCCGGGCGCTCCCGGACGTTCGGGACGGGCTGAAGCCGGTCCATCGACGCATCCTCTACGCGATGCACGAGATGGGCGTCTCCTCGAACACTGCCCACCGGAAATCGTCCTCCATCGTCGGCGAGACGATGGGTGACTACCACCCCCACGGCGACAGCGCCATCTACGACACGCTCGTCCGGATGGCCCAGGACTTCTCGATGCGCTATCCGCTGGTCGACGGCCAGGGGAACTTCGGCTCGATGGACGGCGACCCCGCCGCGGCGATGCGCTACACGGAGGCTCGGATGGCCCCCATCGCCGAGGAGCTGCTCGCGGACATCGAGAAGGACACGGTCGACTTCTCCAGTAACTACGACGACCGGCTGCAGGAACCAGACGTCCTCCCGTCGAAAGTCCCGAGTCTCCTGTTGAACGGCTCCTCGGGCATCGCGGTCGGGATGTCGACGAACATCCCGCCCCACAACCTCGGCGAGCTGGTCGACGCGACGACCCACCTCATCGAGAACCCCGACGCCACCGTCGAGGACCTGATGGAGCACGTCAAGGGGCCGGACTTCCCGACCGGCGGGAACATCGTCGGCCGGGACGCCATCTACTCGGCCTACGCGACCGGCCGGGGCCGGCTCCGCGTGCGGGCCGAGTACGAGGTCGACCGCGAGGACGGTCGCATCGTCATCTCCGAGCTTCCCTACCAGGAGAACAAGGCCCGCGTCGTCGAACGCATCGCCGAGGACGTGAACGAGGGGAAGATCGAGGGTATCTCGGACCTGCGCGACGAGTCCGACCGCAACGGCGTCCGCGTCGTCGTCGAACTCAAGCGGGGCGCGAACGTCGACGTGGTCGAGAACCAGCTGCTCGACCACCACCTCGAATCCACCTTCGGCGTCATCAACCTCGCCCTGGTCGACGGCCAGCCGAGGGTCCTCTCACTGAAGGAAACTCTCCAGCACTACGTCGACCACCGCCGCGAGGTCGTCCGCCGGCGCTCCGAGCATGACCTCGAAGAGGCCGAGGACCGCGCCCACATCCTCGAAGGCCGGCTGAAGGCCCTGCAGAACGTCGAGGACGTGGTGGAACTCATCCGGAACAGCGAGGACCGCGACGCCGCCCGCACGGGACTGCACGAGCAGTTCGACTTCTCCGAGGAGCAGGCGGCCCACATCGTCCGGATGCAGCTGGGCTCGCTCACCTCGATGGAGGCGGCCGAGATAGAGGCCGAGTACGAGGACGTCCAGGACACCATCGACTACCTCGAATCCGTCCTGGCGAGTTCCGCGAAGCTCGACTCGGTCATCGTCGACGAGCTCCAGGAGATGAAAGCCGAGTACGACGACGACCGCCGCACGTCCATCATCGAGGACGAGGGCCAGGTCACCCACGAGGACCTCATCCCCGAGGAGGACTGCGTCGTCGTCATCACCGAAGACGACTACATCAAACGGATGCCCGTGGCGAACTTCGACCCGCAGAACCGGGGCGGGAAGGGCATCATCGGCGCCGACCCCAAGGAGGGCGACCGCGTCTCGAAGGTCTTCCGGGCCAACAGCCACGACTACCTGCTCTGTTTCACCAACCGAGGGCAGGTCTACCGGCTGAAGACCTACGAAGTGCCGGAGATGTCCCGCACCGCCCGCGGGAAGTCGGCCATCAATCTGCTCGACCTCGACGACGGCGAGGAGCTGACAGCCGTCGTCTCGACGGACGAATTCGACGACGACGAGTGCATCACGATGGTCACCCGCCAGGGCTACGTCAAGCGGACCTGCTGTGACCAGTTCGAGAACATCCTCTCGACGGGGATTCGGGCCGCCAAGCTGGCGGACGGCGACGAACTCGTCGACGTGGACGTCACGGACGGCACCGGCGACCTCGTCATCGCCACGGAGCAGGGGATGACCATCCGCTTCGACGAGAGCGAGGTCAGCCAGATGGGTCGGTCCGCCCGCGGTGTCCACGGCATCGAGCTACAGGGCGACGACCGGGTCGCCGCGATGGTCGCGACCACCGACGCGGACGACCGCTCGCTGCTTACGGTCACGGCGAACGGCTACGGCAAGCGCACCCGTCTCTCGGAGTACCGCCCGCAGTCCCGCTACGGCCAGGGGCTCATCGACATCAAGACCGACGAGCGAAACGGCCCCGTCTCGACGGCCAAGGCCGTCACCGACGACGACCACCTGGTCATCATGTCCGCACAGGGGCAGATAATGCGTATCCGCGCCGGCGACATCTCGGAGGTCGGCCGCAACACGAAGGGCGTCACCATCATGGAACTGGAGGAGGGCGATGGAGTGGCCAGCGTGACGGTGGTGCCGGCGGTCGTCACCGACGAGTAG
- the rocF gene encoding arginase: protein MDIRVLGVPMDLGSDRRGVDMGPSAIRYAGLASELEALGVDCTDGGDVSVPRPEERDPDAGGFDGGRAKFHRETKAVCTELSDSVSRAVGDGVTPLVLGGDHSIAMGTVAGAAGPDESLGVVWFDAHGDFNTPATTPSGNIHGMGLAAILGHASFGGEAWGHVPAVREENVALVGLRDVDEGERALLRESDVSVYTMSDIDDRGVPEISREALSVATDGTDGLHVSLDLDWLDPTEAPGVGTPVRGGVSYREAHSAMEAVADYRDQLRSFELVEVNPILDDHNRTAELACELAASAFGKRVF from the coding sequence ATGGACATCCGCGTACTCGGCGTACCGATGGACCTGGGGTCTGACCGTCGCGGTGTCGACATGGGCCCGTCGGCCATCAGATATGCGGGCCTGGCGTCGGAACTCGAGGCACTCGGGGTCGACTGTACCGACGGCGGCGACGTATCGGTCCCCCGCCCCGAGGAGCGGGACCCGGACGCCGGCGGGTTCGACGGCGGCCGAGCGAAGTTCCATCGGGAGACGAAGGCGGTCTGTACGGAACTCAGCGATAGCGTCAGTCGGGCCGTCGGTGACGGCGTGACGCCGCTCGTCCTGGGTGGCGACCACTCCATCGCCATGGGGACGGTGGCGGGGGCGGCGGGGCCGGACGAATCGCTCGGGGTGGTGTGGTTCGACGCCCACGGGGACTTCAACACGCCGGCGACGACGCCCAGCGGCAACATCCACGGGATGGGGCTCGCGGCCATCCTCGGCCACGCCTCCTTCGGCGGGGAGGCGTGGGGCCACGTGCCGGCCGTCCGCGAGGAGAACGTCGCGCTGGTGGGGCTTCGGGACGTCGACGAGGGCGAGCGGGCCCTGCTCCGCGAGAGCGACGTCTCGGTGTACACGATGTCGGACATCGACGACCGAGGTGTCCCAGAGATTTCCCGGGAGGCCCTGTCAGTCGCCACGGATGGGACCGACGGCCTCCACGTCTCCTTGGACCTGGACTGGCTCGACCCGACTGAGGCCCCGGGCGTGGGCACGCCGGTCCGGGGCGGCGTCTCCTACCGGGAGGCCCACAGCGCGATGGAGGCCGTCGCCGACTACCGCGACCAGTTGCGCTCGTTCGAACTCGTCGAGGTGAACCCGATTCTGGACGACCACAATCGGACCGCCGAGCTGGCCTGTGAACTCGCCGCGAGCGCGTTCGGGAAGCGAGTGTTCTAG
- the cdd gene encoding cytidine deaminase: MDDLLSAARDAAEAAYVPYSDYAVGAAIETADGTVYTGCNVENANYSNSLHAEEVAIGSAVSEGHQSFSRLAVTSTERDGVTPCGMCRQTLAEFCDDDFPVRTDGEDGTEYTLGELLPETITREHLE, from the coding sequence ATGGACGACCTGCTTTCCGCGGCCCGCGACGCGGCCGAGGCGGCCTACGTTCCCTACTCCGACTACGCGGTCGGCGCCGCCATCGAAACGGCGGACGGGACCGTCTACACCGGCTGTAACGTCGAGAACGCGAACTACTCCAACAGCCTCCACGCCGAGGAGGTCGCCATCGGGAGCGCGGTGAGCGAGGGCCACCAGTCCTTCTCGCGGCTCGCGGTGACCTCGACGGAGCGCGACGGCGTCACGCCCTGCGGGATGTGTCGCCAGACGCTCGCGGAGTTCTGCGACGACGACTTCCCCGTCCGGACCGACGGCGAGGACGGCACCGAGTACACGCTGGGCGAACTGCTCCCGGAGACGATTACGCGGGAGCATCTCGAATGA
- a CDS encoding HTH domain-containing protein translates to MSSIELTPSQKNILQELVNLYRESESAVKGEDIAEKVDRNPGTIRNQMQSLKALQLVEGVPGPKGGYKPTATAYDTLQIQEMDQAAEVPLRHNGELVEHANVEEIDLTSVHHPEQCRAEIQLQGSITGFHEGDDITVGPTPLSKLQIIGTLQGKDDTSNKLILKIDDMRAPAGEPEH, encoded by the coding sequence ATGTCTTCAATCGAGCTGACACCCAGCCAAAAGAACATCCTACAGGAGCTGGTAAATCTATACCGGGAGAGCGAGAGCGCCGTCAAAGGCGAAGATATCGCCGAAAAGGTCGACCGCAACCCCGGCACGATACGGAACCAGATGCAGAGCCTGAAAGCCCTCCAGTTGGTCGAGGGCGTCCCCGGACCGAAGGGCGGGTACAAGCCCACGGCGACCGCCTACGACACGCTCCAGATTCAGGAGATGGACCAGGCCGCCGAGGTCCCCCTGCGACACAACGGCGAGCTGGTCGAGCACGCAAACGTCGAGGAGATAGACCTCACGAGCGTCCACCACCCCGAGCAGTGTCGGGCCGAGATTCAGCTGCAGGGCTCCATCACGGGCTTTCACGAGGGCGACGACATCACCGTCGGGCCGACACCGCTCTCGAAGCTCCAGATAATCGGGACGCTACAGGGGAAAGACGACACGAGCAACAAGCTCATTCTCAAGATAGACGACATGCGAGCCCCGGCCGGCGAACCCGAACACTAG
- a CDS encoding NAD-dependent epimerase/dehydratase family protein, with translation MNGERVLVTGGGGFIGSNLANHLAADNDVVALDDGYLGTPENVDPSVEYVEGSVLDDDLPTDVDVVFHLAALSSYAMHEENPTKGARVNVEGFVNVVEQAREDGCDTVIYASTSSIYGDRTEPSPEDMPVTVNTGYEASKLARERYAEYFQNHYGLSMAGMRFFSVYQGMEEGAESHKGDYANLIAQFADDIANGRRPEIWGDGRQTRDFTHVDDIVRGLELAADHELTGVYNLGTGEQYSLNTLVRELNDALGTDVEPVYEENPIPDDVYVHDTMADASKMREATGWEPEITFDEGVRLVCSQYE, from the coding sequence ATGAACGGAGAACGCGTGTTGGTCACCGGCGGCGGCGGATTTATCGGCTCCAATCTGGCAAACCATCTCGCTGCGGACAACGACGTGGTCGCCCTGGACGACGGCTATCTCGGCACGCCGGAGAACGTGGACCCGAGCGTCGAGTACGTCGAAGGGAGCGTACTCGACGACGACCTGCCGACTGACGTAGACGTCGTCTTCCACCTGGCCGCGCTGTCGTCCTACGCGATGCACGAGGAGAACCCCACGAAGGGCGCCCGCGTCAACGTCGAGGGATTCGTCAACGTGGTCGAGCAGGCGAGAGAGGACGGCTGTGACACCGTCATCTACGCCTCTACCTCCTCTATCTACGGCGACCGGACCGAGCCCTCGCCCGAGGACATGCCGGTGACGGTAAACACCGGCTACGAGGCCTCGAAGCTCGCCCGCGAGCGGTACGCCGAGTACTTCCAGAACCACTACGGCCTCTCGATGGCCGGGATGCGCTTTTTCTCGGTCTATCAGGGCATGGAGGAGGGTGCCGAGTCACACAAGGGCGACTACGCGAACCTCATCGCGCAGTTCGCCGACGACATCGCCAACGGCCGCCGGCCCGAAATCTGGGGCGACGGGAGACAGACCCGGGACTTCACCCACGTCGACGACATCGTTCGCGGCCTCGAACTGGCCGCCGACCACGAGTTGACCGGCGTGTACAACCTCGGGACGGGAGAGCAGTACAGCCTCAACACGCTCGTCAGGGAACTCAACGACGCACTGGGGACCGACGTGGAACCGGTCTACGAGGAGAACCCGATTCCGGACGATGTCTACGTGCACGATACGATGGCCGACGCCTCGAAGATGCGCGAGGCCACCGGCTGGGAGCCCGAGATTACCTTCGACGAGGGCGTCAGACTGGTCTGCTCGCAGTACGAATAG
- a CDS encoding phosphomannomutase: MELFGTAGIRGGVEERVTPELALSVGRAAGQDGGEFALGHDGRVTSPALADAVASGLESAGVQVSRIGRVPTPTLAYASQGRRGVMVTASHNPPTDNGLKLFVDGQEYGDEAEATIERRVENGVTPSPWTEWGETITEDILSAYRSAVADYARGFGADPDRLTVAVDCGNGMAGAATPQVLRALGADVVSTEANVDGHFPARESKPTPETLESFSRFVADAAVDLGIAHDGDADRIVVVGEDGEIVHEDTVVAMLAEHYTGAATVEDPVVVTTPNASGRIDERVEAAGGRVERVRLGALHEGIARVRRDAMSGTDVVFAAEPWKHVHTAFGGWIDGVASAAVLARLVAARGLDQRRAAITERPYRKVSIECPDSRKPAAMAALESELPDAFPESEVATEHGVRLSFPDDSWVLVRPSGTEPYVRLYAESDDVDALVGQVREVVESAVESAGG; this comes from the coding sequence ATGGAACTGTTCGGGACGGCGGGAATCCGCGGTGGGGTCGAGGAGCGGGTCACGCCCGAGCTGGCGCTGTCGGTCGGGCGTGCGGCCGGGCAGGACGGCGGTGAGTTCGCCCTCGGTCACGACGGCCGAGTCACGTCGCCGGCGCTCGCCGACGCCGTGGCCTCGGGGCTTGAGAGCGCCGGTGTGCAGGTGAGTCGCATCGGGCGGGTCCCGACCCCGACGCTGGCCTACGCCTCGCAGGGCCGGCGTGGCGTCATGGTGACCGCGAGCCACAACCCGCCGACGGACAACGGGCTGAAGCTGTTCGTCGACGGGCAGGAGTACGGCGACGAGGCGGAGGCCACAATCGAGCGGCGGGTCGAGAACGGGGTCACGCCGTCGCCCTGGACGGAGTGGGGCGAGACGATTACCGAGGACATCCTGTCGGCCTACCGCAGCGCCGTCGCCGACTACGCCCGCGGGTTCGGGGCGGACCCCGACCGGCTCACGGTCGCCGTCGACTGCGGCAACGGGATGGCCGGCGCGGCGACGCCGCAGGTCCTCCGCGCGCTCGGCGCCGACGTGGTCTCGACCGAGGCGAACGTCGACGGCCACTTCCCGGCCCGCGAGAGCAAACCCACGCCCGAGACGCTGGAGTCGTTCAGCCGGTTCGTGGCCGACGCGGCCGTCGACCTGGGCATCGCACACGACGGCGACGCCGACCGCATCGTCGTCGTCGGCGAAGACGGCGAAATCGTCCACGAGGACACGGTCGTGGCGATGCTGGCCGAACACTACACCGGCGCCGCCACCGTCGAAGACCCCGTCGTGGTGACGACGCCCAACGCCTCCGGGCGCATCGACGAGCGGGTCGAAGCCGCCGGCGGCCGCGTCGAGCGGGTCCGGCTGGGCGCGCTCCACGAGGGCATCGCTCGCGTGCGACGGGACGCGATGAGCGGTACGGACGTGGTCTTCGCCGCCGAGCCGTGGAAGCACGTCCACACGGCCTTCGGCGGGTGGATAGACGGCGTGGCGAGCGCGGCGGTCCTCGCGCGGCTGGTCGCGGCCAGGGGGCTCGACCAGCGACGTGCCGCAATCACGGAACGGCCCTACCGGAAGGTGAGCATCGAGTGCCCCGACAGCCGCAAACCGGCCGCGATGGCAGCGCTGGAGAGCGAGCTGCCCGACGCGTTCCCCGAGAGCGAGGTCGCCACCGAACACGGCGTCCGCCTCTCGTTCCCGGACGACTCCTGGGTCCTCGTCCGGCCCAGCGGCACCGAACCGTACGTCCGCCTCTACGCCGAGAGCGACGACGTGGACGCGCTGGTCGGGCAGGTGCGCGAGGTCGTCGAGTCGGCGGTCGAGTCGGCCGGGGGCTGA
- a CDS encoding nucleoside phosphorylase produces the protein MSGDSEDPNDEVQYHLEVGPDDVALSVLLPGDPGRVETVVDDWDDHEVRGEHREYRTATGTHQGTPISVTSTGIGSPSAAIAVEELARVGVDTLLRVGSCGSIVPEAAVGDLVITTGAVRQEGTSKEYVREDYPAAADPRVVSALVAAAEELGYDYHLGVTCSTDSFYAGQSRPGFEGFEARDSEDNIEELRQAGVKNFEMEAASILTLAGIYGLRAGAVCTVYANRETGEFRTEGEAKASKCASLAVTYLERMDEAVAESDSDHWHAGLSIER, from the coding sequence ATGAGCGGCGACAGCGAGGACCCGAACGACGAGGTGCAGTACCACCTCGAAGTCGGGCCCGACGACGTGGCCCTGAGCGTCCTGCTCCCCGGTGACCCCGGCCGCGTCGAGACGGTCGTCGACGACTGGGACGACCACGAGGTCCGGGGTGAACACCGCGAGTACCGCACCGCGACGGGCACCCACCAGGGGACGCCCATCTCGGTCACTTCGACGGGCATCGGTTCGCCGTCGGCGGCCATCGCCGTCGAGGAGCTGGCCCGCGTCGGCGTCGACACGCTCCTCAGAGTCGGCTCCTGTGGGAGCATCGTCCCCGAGGCCGCCGTCGGCGACCTCGTCATCACGACGGGAGCGGTGCGCCAGGAGGGCACCAGCAAGGAGTACGTGCGCGAGGACTACCCTGCGGCGGCGGACCCGCGGGTCGTCTCGGCGCTGGTCGCCGCCGCCGAGGAGCTGGGCTATGACTACCATCTGGGCGTCACCTGCTCGACCGACAGCTTCTACGCCGGCCAGTCCCGCCCCGGCTTCGAGGGGTTCGAAGCCAGAGACAGCGAGGACAACATCGAGGAACTCCGGCAGGCCGGCGTCAAGAACTTCGAGATGGAAGCGGCGAGCATCCTCACGCTCGCGGGCATCTACGGCCTGCGAGCGGGCGCCGTGTGTACCGTCTACGCCAACCGCGAGACCGGCGAATTTCGGACCGAAGGGGAGGCCAAGGCTTCGAAATGTGCCAGCCTCGCCGTGACGTATCTGGAGCGGATGGACGAGGCCGTCGCGGAGTCCGATTCCGACCACTGGCACGCCGGACTCTCTATCGAGCGGTAG